One genomic window of Amphiura filiformis chromosome 3, Afil_fr2py, whole genome shotgun sequence includes the following:
- the LOC140148663 gene encoding endoplasmin-like, protein MSQKFWLLGLLGLLLVTSYVAAENDDDKAETVEEDIGKSREGSKTDDEVVEREEEAIKLDGLNVAQMKEIRETGEKHAFQAEVNRMMKLIINSLYRNKEIFLRELISNASDALDKIRLMSLTDRTALDSKEEMEIKIQADKDNHMLHITDSGVGMTKADLINNLGTIARSGTSEFFEKLSEMSASDANDLIGQFGVGFYSSFLVADRVVVTTKHNDDKQYIWESDSAEFTVAEDPRGNTLGRGTTVSLHLKEEAFDFLEADTIANLVRKYSQFINFPIYLWTSKTEQVEEPIEEEEGDAEATDEEKTEDEDVEVEDEETEDTPKTRKVDKTTWDWEVMNENKPIWTRNPKEIEDEEYNEFFRAFSKEEKDPLSRSHFTAEGEVTFRSILFVPQKAPPQMFSDYGKKFDHIKLFVRRVFITDDFEDMMPKYLNFVKGVVDSDDLPLNVSRETLQQHKLLKVIKKKLVRKTLDMIKKMDTEEFMEKFWPEYGTNIKLGIIEDHTNRSRLAKLVRFNSSNSDELTSLGDYLERMKEKQDYIYFMAGPSKQEVANSPFVERLLKRGYEVLYLTEAVDEYCIQSLPEFEGKKFANVAKEGLKMGEESEAAKTHREEVEAKFEPVINWLKDSALKDEIKDAKVSDRLTNSPMALVASSYGWSGNMERIMKAQAYAQSKDSNTDFYSTQKKVLEINPKHPLMGELLSKVEADEEDPVAHDLARVMYETATLRSGYLLEDSAGFATRIERMLKLSMNIDIDAQAEEWPEFEEDEADEGDEEEEEEEEEDEEIDVEELEEMAQSLDDEEKTEDHDEL, encoded by the exons ATGTCGCAGAAATTCTGGTTACTGGGCCTTTTAGGGCTCCTCCTTGTTACTT CCTATGTAGCAGcagaaaatgatgatgataaagcaGAAACAGTTGAGGAAGATATTGGAAAGAGTAGAGAAGGATCCAAGACAGATGACGAGGTTGTGGAAAG AGAGGAAGAAGCCATCAAGTTAGATGGATTAAATGTGGCGCAAATGAAAGAAATAAGAGAAACTGGTGAGAAACATGCTTTCCAAGCCGAAGTCAATCGAATGATGAAGCTTATTATCAACTCACTCTACAGGAACAAAGAG ATTTTCTTGAGAGAGTTGATCTCCAATGCTTCTGATGCCTTGGATAAGATCAGATTGATGTCGCTCACTGATAGGACTGCACTAGATTCTAAAGAAGAAATGGAAATCAAAATACAG GCGGATAAGGATAATCACATGTTGCATATCACAGACAGTGGTGTTGGTATGACCAAGGCTGATCTAATCAACAATCTGGGTACCATCGCCAGGTCTGGCACAAGCGAATTCTTTGAAAAACTCTCG GAAATGAGTGCATCTGATGCAAATgatctgattggtcaatttggtgtgGGATTCTACTCCTCATTCTTGG TTGCTGATCGTGTTGTTGTAACCACAAAACACAATGATGACAAGCAATACATCTGGGAATCTGACTCTGCTGAATTCACCGTAGCTGAGGACCCAAGGGGGAACACACTAGGCCGTGGTACAACTGTTAG TCTGCATTTGAAGGAAGAAGCCTTTGACTTTTTGGAGGCAGACACCATTGCCAACCTTGTAAGGAAATACAGTCAGTTCATCAACTTCCCTATCTACCTATGGACCAGCAAG ACTGAACAAGTAGAGGAACCAATTGAAGAGGAAGAGGGAGATGCTGAAGCAACAGATGAAGAGAAAACTGAAGATGAAG ATGTTGAGGTAGAAGATGAGGAAACTGAGGATACACCAAAGACAAGGAAAGTTGATAAAACCACATGGGATTGGGAGGTGATGAATGAAAACAAACCTATCTGGACAAGAAA CCCCAAAGAAATTGAAGATGAAGAATACAATGAATTCTTTAGAGCATTTAGTAAAGAAGAGAAGGATCCACTGTCAAGGAGTCATTTCACTGCAGAAGGCGAGGTTACCTTCCGTTCCATCCTGTTTGTACCACAGAAGGCTCCACCACAGATGTTCAGTGATTATGGCAAGAAGTTTGATCACATCAAG TTGTTTGTAAGGAGAGTTTTTATCACCGATGACTTCGAAGACATGATGCCCAAGTACCTCAACTTTGTGAAAGGTGTTGTAGATTCTGATGATCTTCCTCTGAATGTATCCCGTGAAACACTGCAGCAACACAAACTCCTTAAGGTCATCAAGAAGAAACTGGTCAGAAAG ACTCTTGATATGATCAAGAAGATGGACACTGAAGAATTCATGGAGAAATTCTGGCCAGAATATGGTACCAACATCAAGCTCGGCATCATCGAAGATCACACAAACCGCTCACGTCTTGCCAAGTTGGTTCGATTCAACTCCTCCAACTCAGATGAGCTGACCAGTTTAGGGGATTATTTGGAACGTATGAAGGAAAAGCAAGATTACATTTACTTTATGGCTGGCCCAAGCAAACAAGAG GTTGCCAACTCCCCATTTGTTGAGAGACTGCTGAAGAGAGGTTACGAGGTGCTCTATCTTACTGAAGCTGTAGATGAATACTGCATCCAATCACTACCAGAATTTGAAGGCAAAAAATTTGCAAATGTGGCCAAGGAAGGTTTGAAAATGGGAGAAGAATCTGAAGCAGCTAAAACACACAGAGAAGAAGTTGAAGCTAAATTTGAACCTGTTATCAACTGGCTTAAAGATAGTGCACTAAAAGATGAG ATCAAAGATGCTAAAGTTTCTGATCGTCTTACAAATTCTCCTATGGCTCTGGTAGCAAGTTCATACGGCTGGTCTGGTAACATGGAAAGAATTATGAAAGCACAAGCATATGCACAATCTAAAGATTCAAATACAGA CTTCTATTCAACACagaaaaaagttttagaaatcaatCCCAAACATCCTCTTATGGGTGAACTCCTTAGCAAGGTAGAAGCTGACGAAGAGGACCCAGTAGCCCATGACCTTGCTAGAGTCATGTATGAAACAGCTACATTGAGGTCTGGATACTTGCTAGAAGATTCAGCTGGATTTGCAACTAGAATTGAGAGAATGCTTAAACTTAGCATGAATATTGATATAGATGCACAG gCTGAAGAATGGCCTGAATTTGAAGAAGATGAAGCTGATGAAGGTGacgaagaggaggaggaagaagaggaggaggacgAAGAAATTGATGTAGAAGAATTAGAAGAAATGGCACAATCACTGGATGATGAAGAAAAG ACTGAAGACCATGATGAACTTTGA